One Sodalis praecaptivus DNA segment encodes these proteins:
- a CDS encoding DNA-binding protein has protein sequence MKQAWFSTQELLSVAGLPGTRQGLCDLARREKWNRRRRKGAQGRGMEYAFDSLPAVVQKALMRREMRDGDDVEWSLEAPAEGVSVALATWITIYRQLTVEERERVIAFVMREGIGAFIVRLGLQEE, from the coding sequence ATGAAACAAGCCTGGTTCAGCACGCAGGAACTGCTGTCCGTTGCCGGACTGCCCGGTACCCGTCAGGGGCTGTGTGATCTTGCCAGGCGTGAAAAATGGAACCGGCGGCGCAGAAAAGGGGCGCAGGGGCGGGGGATGGAGTATGCGTTCGATAGCCTGCCGGCGGTGGTGCAAAAAGCTTTAATGCGCCGGGAAATGCGGGACGGGGACGACGTCGAATGGTCTCTTGAAGCGCCAGCGGAGGGGGTGTCCGTGGCCCTGGCCACCTGGATAACCATCTATCGGCAACTGACCGTGGAAGAGCGGGAGCGGGTGATTGCTTTTGTTATGCGCGAAGGCATCGGCGCGTTTATCGTACGGCTGGGGCTGCAAGAAGAGTAA
- the ispB gene encoding octaprenyl diphosphate synthase — MNLEQITELTAQDMAEVNTAIREQLNSEVALINQLGHYIISGGGKRIRPMIAVLAARALHYQGNQHVTVAALIEFIHTATLLHDDVVDESDMRRGKATANAAFGNAASVLVGDFIYTRAFQMMTALESLRVLKLMSEAVNIIAEGEVLQLMNCNDPDITIDSYMRVIYSKTARLFEAAAQSSAILAGADARQEAALRDYGRYLGTAFQLIDDLLDYGADGKTLGKNTGDDLNEGKPTLPLLHAMRNGTPEQAALIRQAIEQGNGRHLLETVLDTMRQCDSLGYTRRCAEEEADKAIACLDCLSPSPYRDALEGLAHVAVQRDA, encoded by the coding sequence ATGAATCTTGAACAAATTACTGAACTGACCGCGCAGGATATGGCGGAGGTCAACACGGCAATTCGCGAGCAGCTAAACTCAGAGGTCGCCCTGATAAATCAGCTCGGCCACTACATCATCAGCGGCGGCGGCAAACGTATCCGGCCCATGATTGCGGTGCTGGCGGCGCGTGCGCTGCACTATCAGGGCAATCAGCATGTCACCGTCGCCGCGCTAATCGAATTTATCCATACTGCCACGTTGTTGCACGACGACGTGGTGGATGAATCGGACATGCGCCGCGGCAAAGCGACGGCCAATGCGGCGTTTGGCAACGCCGCCAGCGTCTTGGTCGGCGATTTCATCTATACCCGCGCTTTTCAGATGATGACCGCGCTGGAATCCCTGCGGGTGCTGAAGCTGATGTCTGAGGCGGTTAACATTATCGCTGAAGGGGAAGTACTGCAATTAATGAACTGCAACGATCCGGATATCACAATCGACAGTTATATGCGGGTTATCTATAGCAAAACCGCGCGGCTGTTCGAGGCGGCGGCGCAGTCCTCCGCCATATTGGCCGGCGCCGATGCCCGCCAGGAGGCGGCGCTGCGCGATTACGGCCGTTATCTGGGCACCGCCTTTCAACTCATTGACGACCTGCTGGATTACGGCGCGGACGGGAAAACGCTGGGTAAAAATACGGGCGATGACTTAAACGAAGGTAAGCCGACGCTCCCGTTGCTGCACGCCATGCGTAACGGCACGCCAGAACAGGCGGCGCTGATCCGCCAGGCGATCGAGCAGGGCAATGGACGCCACCTGCTGGAGACGGTGCTGGACACCATGCGCCAGTGCGATTCTCTGGGGTACACGCGCCGGTGCGCGGAAGAGGAAGCGGACAAAGCTATCGCCTGTTTGGACTGCCTGTCGCCCTCCCCTTACCGCGATGCGCTAGAGGGCCTGGCCCACGTGGCGGTGCAGCGCGACGCTTGA
- a CDS encoding helix-turn-helix domain-containing protein produces the protein MSERNTDWHPADIIAALRKRGTSLAAVSRAAGLSSSTLANALTRPWPKGEWLIADVLEVHPSVIWPSRYIDPETNQLLDRKSLIRQR, from the coding sequence ATGAGCGAAAGGAATACAGATTGGCACCCTGCGGATATCATCGCGGCACTCCGTAAACGCGGAACCTCCCTGGCCGCGGTATCGCGCGCGGCGGGATTGAGTTCATCCACGCTGGCGAACGCCCTCACCCGGCCCTGGCCCAAAGGTGAATGGCTCATCGCCGATGTGCTGGAGGTCCATCCTTCGGTGATATGGCCCAGCCGCTATATCGACCCGGAAACCAATCAATTGCTCGATAGGAAAAGCCTGATACGCCAGCGCTGA
- a CDS encoding DNA-binding protein: MKKEWIATHELIGVGGLPKTRQGLNRRAREEGWQKRRREGARGKAVEYAWHSLPDMVKKTLSLRTNPAEYQLSPQETSATWNEIHRQLSDAERDFIVSFIVREGVLNLLKRLDYPDEPVNDLRPE; this comes from the coding sequence ATAAAAAAAGAATGGATTGCAACGCACGAATTGATTGGGGTAGGTGGACTACCCAAAACACGACAGGGACTGAATCGGCGAGCCAGGGAGGAGGGCTGGCAAAAAAGGCGGCGCGAGGGTGCGCGCGGCAAAGCGGTAGAGTATGCCTGGCACAGTTTGCCGGACATGGTAAAAAAGACGCTTTCTTTAAGGACCAACCCGGCGGAGTACCAACTCTCCCCACAGGAGACGTCGGCAACCTGGAACGAAATTCATCGGCAACTTTCCGATGCGGAGCGCGATTTTATCGTCTCTTTTATCGTACGTGAGGGTGTGTTGAACCTGTTAAAGCGTCTGGACTATCCGGATGAGCCGGTTAACGACCTCAGGCCGGAATGA